From Paenibacillus graminis:
TCTCCCCGCCCGCAGTACAACCGAGCTGGTCCGTTATGCACGCGAGGGACAGGAGGACACGCTGCGCCATTTCACAACCATCGGCGAATATCTCGGCATTGGGGTGACCAATCTGATCAACAGCTTCAACCCCGAGCTGATTGTAATCGGCGGTGCCCTGTCCGAAGCTGAGCCTTGGCTCGGCGAGCCACTGCGCAGAGTGGTGGCCGAGCGGACGCTTCCATATCATAAACAGCAGCTCGAAATCACCTTCTCCCGGCTGGGCAGCCGGGGAACCATGATTGGAGCAGGCTTTTCGGCAGTCATGCATTTCCTTGGGAACATCCGCGTGACGCTCTAGAGCAAATTGACGTAAATTCGCCGCAATTACGGAAGAATCAGGTACAGTCAAAGGAAGATCAATCCTATATAATAAGGGATAAAAGTGTGATAAATGTCACCTTACCCCTTTTTCTGAACGGAGAGAGTCCATGACCTATGTTGATACGTCTGATATTTCGGCGCAGATGTTCATCACTGTGCTGCTGCTGCTGCTCATCATCGCTCCACTCATCAGCCTCGGCGTTCTGCGGCTGTTCCAGTCGAGGAAGAAATCGGGACTGCTGCTCATTGCCGGCGGAATTGCCGTGTATGCCCTTTTTCAAATCATTATGTACTTTACTTAACCTTGCGAATACATCACCAATGTACAAATAGACCGAAGCCCAAGCTTTGGTCAAAAGGACTGCGGTGGCCGGGGACTAACTTACAGCGACGATGCTCTGAAATAACGGCCGCCTCCAACAACGGCATTTCTGCCGTTATTTCGCAGCACACTAGCCGTCCGGGCTTCAACAACGGCATTCCTGCCGCTATTTCGGAGCACACTAGCCGTCCGGGCTTCAACAACGGCATTTCTGCCGCTATTTCGGAGCACACTGGCCGTCCGGGAAGCGTCAGGAAGCTTGTGTAAGAAACGCACGTATCTACTATAGCTTTCGTTAGCCTGTTAAGTGGAAAAAGGTTAACTAATTTGCTCAAGCACCATGCGCTCAGAAGGTTAAGTGGAAAAAAGATCACTAATTCAGCTCATTTCACTCCTGACAAGGTAATATTGCCTAATTAAGTTCCCTTTTTCCACTTAAACCCTATAATTGCTGATTTTGGAGAGAAATAAGTTCCCTTTTTCCACTTGCTACCGCTGGATGGGCAGAAACTCACCTTTGTTTGGGCAGGTCGGGCTCAGACCCGGAACAACGGCAGAAATACCTTTGATTTGGGCTGATCCGTCTGCCTTCAGCAGCTGCATGTCTGCCGTAACTAGCAATTGATACTTATCCCCAGCTTTATACAAAACTACGAATAATCAAAGCGCATATTCAGCTTGGCCGCTGACTGGCAGTATACAGCTAAAACGCTCCACACCCGGATACTTTTCACCGAGGCTGGTGACCACAAACCCGCTATTTCTGTAAAAGCCTGCGGCATCAAGATCCGTCTCGGCCCGCAGCAGTACATTCCCTTTGCATTTGCGGATCTCTTCAATCATCGTCCGGCCAATGCCCCGGCCCCGCAAGCGGGCCTGTACGGCGATATGCAGGAGCTCCACGGCCTTCCCCGGCTCATGAAGGATGCCAACTAGACCGGCCAATCCACCATTTACGAAGGTGCCCAGCAAATCCCGGGAATCCACGGTAAGATACCGGTCCACTTCTTCTGCGATCTTTTGCAGCGCCGGCCCATATACACTCTGCCAGCAGCCGCTCTACCGCATCGCTGTCCCAATAATTCTTTAAGCTGATTAACAAGTGTCCCAGCTCCTTTCAGCAAAAATACAAGGAATAATAAATAGCATGAAGCAATCAGCTTATTAATATTATAAGAAACAAAAAACCTCTTATTACGCAAAAGAAAAGACCGCTCCCGGTGTGGAAGCAGCCTTTTTCCTCTTGATGCAGGCTATATTGTGGGATGATTATACGCTCGCCAGTGCCTTGTCGAATTGGGTTTTGTTCATGCCGACGATCTTGAAGTCGCCAATAACGGTGATTGGCACAGCTCTCATCCCCATATCCCATACCTGCTGGGCATAATCATCGTTTTGTTCAATGTTGCGCTCCTCGTAGGAGATCCCCTTCTCGCTCAGGAAGCTTTTGACCTGACGGCAATGCGGACAGTTGGTTGAAGTGTAGACAATTACGTTTTCCATAATAAAATCTCCTCCTAAAAGTTTTGTGAGCGTAACTTCCAGCATTCGGCTTCGTACAAAACTCACTTTGAAAGCATACGCCATGTTTTGTGAGTGTTGCTCTTTAGATTGAACTTGTAATTTCGATGAAGCGGGCAGTTATTCTAAGCGGGAAAAAGGATCACTAATCAAACTCATTTGGCTTTTGGAGTATCCTATGTGGGAAAAAGTACCTCTAATCCGGCTGAAAGCGGCCATATGGGATGAATAGGCATGAATTAGGTGTACAAAATCCCACTAAAACCTTCTGTAGCCAGGGTTTCAGCTCATTAGTTTTACTTTTTCCACTTAGCTTCTGTTCCATATGAGCTTCATTGTGTTCCCAAGCTTTCAAGTTCTCCAGTTCAACTCATTATATACATCAATGTTCTATATTGTAGCACCGCAGTGCCTGCTGTACCAAGTTAGGGTTACAGAATAACCGCGCTGTGCTCCAGGCTCTCAATGTACTTTTCGGCATCAATAGCTGCCATACATCCGCTGCCTGCTGCGGTAATCGCTTGTTTGTAACGGGTATCCTGCACATCTCCGCAAGCGAATACGCCGGGAATGTTGGTTTCCGAGGTGCCTGGATTGGTGACGATATAGCCATTCGCATCCGTTGTAATCTGTCCGCCCAGGAACGCTGTGTTCGGATGGTGTCCGACAGCGACGAATACACCACTGGCTTCAATGAACTCTTCTTCCCCGGTCACATTGTTAAGCACCTTAATGCCGTTCACGCCTTTGTCGCCGGAAGTTACTTCCAGCGGGGTGCGGTTGAGGCTCCAGGCAACCTTTTCGTTGTCGCGGATACGGTCCTGCATGATTTTGGAGGCACGCAGTTCTTCACGGCGGTGGACAAGGGTTACTTTTGAAGCAAAACGGGTCAGGAAGCCTGCTTCCTCAAGCGCCGAATCGCCGCCGCCAACCACTACGATCTCCTTGCCGCGGAAGAAAAATCCATCGCAGGTCGCACAAGTGCTGACACCGCGTCCGATGTTGTCCTGCTCACCCGGAATACCCAGGTATTTGGCCGTTGCACCCGTCGACAGAATCAGGGTATCCGTAGTCAGCGCGCCCATCCCTTCCACATTCAGCTTAAATGGACGCTCGCCAAGTTCCACACTGTTGACCCAGCCTGTCACAAACTTGGCGCCGAAACGTTCAGCCTGCTTACGCATATTGTCCATCAGCTCCGGACCCATGATCCCGTCAGGGAAGCCTGGAAAGTTCTCTACTTCAGTAGTTGTGGTAAGCTGGCCCCCCGGTTGAGGACCTTCTATCACCAATGGGTTCAGATTGGCCCGGGCCAAGTAGATGGCTGCAGTCAATCCGGCAGGTCCGGTACCAATAATAATTGATTTATACATGACTATATCCTCCTTGAGATGG
This genomic window contains:
- a CDS encoding GNAT family N-acetyltransferase — translated: MDRYLTVDSRDLLGTFVNGGLAGLVGILHEPGKAVELLHIAVQARLRGRGIGRTMIEEIRKCKGNVLLRAETDLDAAGFYRNSGFVVTSLGEKYPGVERFSCILPVSGQAEYAL
- a CDS encoding glutaredoxin family protein, yielding MENVIVYTSTNCPHCRQVKSFLSEKGISYEERNIEQNDDYAQQVWDMGMRAVPITVIGDFKIVGMNKTQFDKALASV
- the trxB gene encoding thioredoxin-disulfide reductase; protein product: MYKSIIIGTGPAGLTAAIYLARANLNPLVIEGPQPGGQLTTTTEVENFPGFPDGIMGPELMDNMRKQAERFGAKFVTGWVNSVELGERPFKLNVEGMGALTTDTLILSTGATAKYLGIPGEQDNIGRGVSTCATCDGFFFRGKEIVVVGGGDSALEEAGFLTRFASKVTLVHRREELRASKIMQDRIRDNEKVAWSLNRTPLEVTSGDKGVNGIKVLNNVTGEEEFIEASGVFVAVGHHPNTAFLGGQITTDANGYIVTNPGTSETNIPGVFACGDVQDTRYKQAITAAGSGCMAAIDAEKYIESLEHSAVIL